The DNA sequence TCCTCCAGCTGCCCCTATTCCCCTCAGCGGATGAGCGACTGAGGGTTCTTGACTGGAGCTGATTGATTGGGCATTCGGTGAGGAATGAGTAGTGAGGAATGAGTGTTGAGTTAAAATACTTTCTTCTACTGCTTGTCTGCTTGTCTCGTTGTCCGCTTGTCTCCCTTGTTCCCCTGAATCGAAGGCAAGCGAGGTTGATTCCATACTACCCATTTCCTGGGCACTACGAACTTGAGTAATATACAGTTCGGCTGCTGAACTTTCAGAACCTTTGGCTGTGAGCGTCCACTCTACTGTGAAAGCTGGCCCTATTTCATCTGTCAGCTGCTGAGCCAGCCGAATCAATTGCTTGAGATATTTTTCTTCTAAGGCGTAGAGTTGTTGTTGCTCCTCGCCGAGCGAATAGGTTTGTAGAGGTGAACTTAAGCCGTTTTTACTTTCGATTCCCTGCCAGGAGGGCAGTTCCTTAAGGTTATAAGCCAGAGTTTTTACGCCCAGTTGTTGCATCAGCACTGTACCGCTTTCTGGCTGCACTTGGTAGTAGTCGGGTAGGACTTCTCCTTTGATCAAAGCCATCCCCAGTCCGCAAGTGGCTTGAATTTCCCATAAGTTTGGGCTCGCTTGCACCAAACCGGCAGCGAGGCTGTTGTAAAGCGGCTGTACTAAGATAGCTAGGTTAATATGCTGGATTTGGATACCGTTACGCCGCCAGTACAGCAGGCTTCTGGCTCTAAATAGCTCTGCCCATACTCGTTTGATGGCGGCAGCTAGTGCCTCTTCGTTGCGATCGCAAACGTGGGCTTCCAGCAGTCCGGAAATCTTCAGGTCAGAAGTTACCCCTGTTTCCGATGGCAGTGCGAGGGAGGGGCGCAGAATTAGTGCCGATGCTTCTATACCTGCTGAAAAAGATGCTAGTGCGGTTTTCCATTCCGTTGGTAGGGTAGCTGTGGTGATTTCCTGACGGATGGCTCTAGCGACTAGCTGCAACTGTCGCGGATTATCAACATCGAGATGCAGCGAGGAATTTGGCAGATCCGCGAACAGGGGGTCAAACCAGTCTATCTTCTCCAGAAAATCGCGCAGTACTGATGCTTCGATCGCAAAACCGGGTATGACAGGATAACCCCTCTGCGCTAAGTGGCTGAGGTGGAACGCCTTTTCCCCTACCTGGAGGCGATCGCGGGGTTGAATCTGGTTTAGCCAGAGGAAATTATCCACAGAGATTTACAACCGTTGGAGGAGCCTTTCTATTTTCTTAACATTTATTTTCTCTTTTCTTTTATGTGGTTTTACGTGAAATTGCGGTAATCTCTCTTTCTGCTAGTACAAAATAATTTACGGGACGAGCAAAGAATGCTTGGGCCAACGGCAAGCAGTTTGAAAACGGAGCCGTCAAAAAGCTGGCGGCCCATCGCTGAATGCTGAAAGCCGATCGCCAGTTCACGACAGGGCTAAAATGAGGCAAGCGTTCCGACCCTCTGATTTGGCAAGCCTTGAGTTTTCTGCTCTACCCCGATCCCGACCGCAAGCGTTTCTCTCATAGGAGCGCATCAACACAAGTAAAGGAGTAGCGTTTCGATGACACGAGCCATTAATTTTGTCATTATTTTCCTGGTTTGCTTAGCTCTGGTTTTATTCAGCTTACAAAATACCGATCCTGTTGTTATTAAACTTTTCAAAGGGATTGACATACAAGCACCTTTGTGCATAGAAATTATAGTCACAATGGGGCTAGGAGCGGTGCTGGCGTGGATCTTTAGTATTTGGTCTCGACTGCTGCGAGTGCTGGAATCTCGCAAACAAATGCGCCAAATCCGCGAGAAAGATAGCCAAATTCAAAAGTTGGAAAAAGATCTCGAACAAATCAAAGCAGAAACTGCCGAAAGTAAATCCGAACTGCCAGTGGGATCAGAATCGGTGAGCAAAGCGGCATGATAGATACAAGCATTGGCTGAAATTTAGCGACATAAGTCTCGGTGAAGGCATGACCGTTCCGCAAGCACAAGAAGCGATCGCCTATTCACTCCCGACCGTGAATTACGCGAACCCAACAGGGCCGCAGGTTAGCGCGATCGCGCTGCTCATAGATCTAGCCGAGCGGGGAGAAATTGACCCGTGGGATGTGCAGGTGATCGACGCGATCGATCGCTGTTTGAACGAGATCGCTGCTTTAAGTAACGCCCAGGATGGTTTTGGCATCGCCGACCTGTCTCAATCCGGGCAAGCTTTTGTGGATGCGTCGCTACTGGTATTGCTCAAAGCTAACACCCTGGAGCGGTTGCAATTCGCTGATGAAGACAACCCCGATTCGGAAATAGAGGAAGATTGGTCGGATATCGATGACTCTGATGGGACTGGATTGCCGAGAAACTTGGAGCGTCAGTTACGCAGACGCCCAGCGGCCCAGCCGCCCAGCTATCGGCGAGTAACGCTGCAAGAGTTAATCGAGCAGTTGCAGTTAGTCGCAGCTGCAATTGCAGAAAAACCGCCGCGCCCCCGTTCTGGATCGACTCGCTCTTATTCTCAGGCTCGCACCCAGGCAGTACGGGCGGCGCTAGAACTTGTCCGCGAGGAAAACTCTGTAGAAATTGCCGCCGAACTGGAGCGGTTTTTGGCAATTTATTGCTCCGGTTTGCTTGCGGAGCAAGATTGGTTGGATCTGGAGCATTTGCTGATGCTGTGGGCGCAAAGAAGAAACGATCGAAATTCTTTCCCTTCTGTCCCAGCCTCCGATGCTGATTCCGCAGAGGCACAGTTACCTCCCCCCTATCCAATTCCCAGTTCCGATCTTTCATCTCAAGAGCAATTGCACGATCGAGTGGGCATTTTCTGGGCATTACTATTGCTGTCGGCTCAATCGAAAGTAGAGTTAGTTCAAGAGGAGTTCTACCAAGACTTGAGAATCCGCACTCTTCGATCGGGGGCTTAGCAGCGAAGATGTGGGTAAATGTGGGTAAATTGAGAGAATGTTTATAAACTGTCGTTGGCAGCTTTGTTTGCAGATGCCGTCAAGTTTGGATCGTCTGTCAGCGATGCGAGCAAAAACAAACCGCTGGTAGAACTGACGGTCTGATTCTGGCATCAACCTACGAGCGGCGAAAGTTTCGTCGCTCGTAGGCGCAACATCCGATTTGAAATGTAGTGGCCCAAGGTAGAGAGAAAGATATTTATGAAAGCCATGATTTTGGCGGCTGGGAAGGGTACCCGCATTCGTCCGATTACGTTCACCATTCCCAAACCGCTGATTCCTATCCTGCAAAAGCCAGTGATGGAGTTTTTAGTTGAATTGCTCCGCCAGCACGGTTTCGATCGAATCATGGTCAATGTCAGCCACTTGGCGGATGAGATCGAAAACTATTTTCGCGACGGTCAGCGGTTTGGCGTTCAAATAGCCTATTCTTTTGAAGGTCGAATTGTTGAGGGTAAGCTGGTGGGTGAGGCGATCGGTTCTGCCGGTGGTATGAAGCGCATCCAGGATTTTTACCCTTTCTTTGACGATACTTTTGTGGTGCTGTGCGGAGATGCCTTGATTGACCTGGATTTAACGGCGGCGGTGAAGTGGCACAGAGAAAAAGGTGCGATCGCTACCGTGATCACGAAGTCCGTCCCCAAAGAAGAAGTTTCTAGCTACGGCGTTGTCGTCACCGATGAAGATGGTCGAATTAAAGCCTTCCAAGAAAAGCCAAAGGTGGAAGAAGCTCTCAGCACCAACATCAACACTGGTATTTACATTTTTGAGCCGGAAGTTTTGGATTACATCCCCTCTGGCGTTGAGTACGACATCGGCAGTCAGTTATTCCCCAAGTTGGTGGAAATAAATGCGCCTTTTTATGCTGTGCAAATGGATTTCCAATGGGTGGATATCGGTAAAGTCCCCGACTACTGGCACGCCATTCGCAGCGTGTTGCTGGGAGAAGTCAAAAATGTGGCCATACCGGGACAAGAAGTTGCTCCCGGCATTTACACGGGGGTAAATGTCGCTGTTAACTGGGACAAGGTTGATATTACCGGGCCAGTTTACATTGGTGGGATGACGCGCATTGAAGATGGAGCCAAAATTATCGGTCCAACGATGATCGGCCCTAATTGCTGGGTCTGCAAGGGAGCTACTGTTGACAACAGCATCATTTTTGAATACTCTCGCTTGGGGCCGGGAATTCGCTTAGTAGATAAGCTGGTGTTTGGGCGCTACTGTGTGGATAAAACTGGTGCGACGATCGACGTTCAAGCAGCCGCTCTGGATTGGCTGATTACCGATGCGCGTCAGGAAGTGCCGAATCAAACGCCGATCGAACGGCAGGCGATCGCAGAACTCCTGGGCCAGGATAGCCCTTAAAACTTAGAAATTCTGAAGTTTTGCAGTCACAATTAGTTCTCTAGAATTAGAGAAAATTACACTACTTTACAAACGGGTTTAAGAGATGTTTTGTGAAAGCACCAACATTCTGTTTAAACCCGTCTTTCCCAAATCCTTAAACACGCATCTGCTAACTAAGAACAAATAAATATGAAACTGAAAACTCTCACAGCCGCAATTCTGCTTGCCAGCATTACTTTAGTTTCTAGTACCGCTGTATTGTCTCAACCTAATAGGCGGTCAAATAGCTACGCACCCGGTTTCTGGCAACCTAAAGCACAAGTTAACCCCAAGCTTCCCATTACGGTGATGCTGTTGAATCAATCGCAATTGCCCGTAAAGTACAATCTTACTCCCAATCCAGAACGAATCTTAGCTCCCAGTAGTGCCACTCAATTTACGATTCGTGCGATCGATGGCATAGCTGATATTGCCAGTATTAATATTTATGCTGACAATGAGTTGCTATATGACTATAACGCCAACAATAATGTAGTCATGGTGAGAATTCGCCAATCTGACTCAAAATTCAGAGCGGATAAAGCTGTGTATATTGACGAAGAAGGGCGCGTTTACTCTTTTTAATTTATCCGCTATTTAGGGCGATTTAGGGAAAGCGATCGCCCTAAATAATTTATCGCTAGGGACTAGGGACTTTTGACAGCTACGCGCAAGTCAAAAGTCAATCATTCAAAAGTCAAAAATCCTTTTATATTGAATACCGTGACTTCCACAACAAATCACCCAAAAATTATCACAGCTTTACCCGACCACACTCAGTTACCGGAATCAGACGGAACCTTTGTGAAAAATTTTCAAGAACATCCTCAAAGCATTCTATTAACAGATTCTATTACCCCGGTCTTCGAGCAAAGGCATCCCGACGGGAATTATTGTATCGGTCAAGATTGCGGAATTTATTGGCGTTTAACTGACCCGCCCGAACGAGGAGCGGAATCTCCAGATTGGTTTTATGTTCCGAATGTGCCAGCAACTCTCAACGGTATTGTCCGTCGTTCTTATGTGTTGTGGCAAGAACTAATCCCGCCATTAATTGTATTAGAATTTGTGTCGGGAGATGGGTCAGAAGAACGAGACAAAACGCCTATTACTCGCTCTGCTCAAGAGGATGTTAAACCCGGTAAATTTTGGATTTACGAAAATGTGATTCGTCCGGCATTTTATGGAATTTATGAAGTCAACCGCGCTCGTGTAGAAGTTTATCATTTAATGGAGGGTGAGTATCAGCTAATGGTAGCAAACGATCGCGGTCACTATCAAATTGCACCTTTAGGGGTGGAGTTGGGAATTTGGCAAGGACGATATCAAAATCTTGAATTACCCTGGCTTCGTTGGTGGGACAGTGAAGGCAATTTGTTGCTAACGGGAGAGGAAAGAGCGGAACGAGCAGAACAAAAGCTAGAGCAATTGCGATCGCAGTTGCGAGCTGCTGGAATTGAACCAGAAGTGTGACAGATTTGTTGATGATTCATAGTTAATTATTCATCGCTATTTCCACCAAGAATTAACTAGGGAAAATTAGCAACGAGCAATGTTAAATTTCAGCGATAATATGTCGCAGACTAAGATTGAAAAACTTACTCCCCAGCAAGAAGCACTAATTCCGGTATATCGGGAAAAGTGGCGAAAAATAGCGCTGTCTACGGAGGCGATCGATCGTCAAAAAGCAGCTAACTCCATCAAAGTAGCTTACGAGCTAATTGGCTATCAAGAGCCTGAAATTATTTTTTGCGATAGTCCTTTTGTGTTGTGCAATACTGTTGTGAGCCAACTGGAGAGCGAACTGTGGAGTCAACTGGAAAGCCAACTGGAAAGGCATCTGTGGAGCCAACTAGAAAACCAACTGAGCCAACTGTGGTGGCAATTATACAGTCAACTTGATAGCGAACTGTGGAACCAAATTGAGAGCCAACTGTGGAAACCGCTGGAGAGCCCTCTTGTTGGTAGTTTATGTAGAACGCGGTGTGCGAATTCGCATAATTTCTGCTCGTCCTGTTACCCCTAGTGAAAGAAGATTATATGAAGAATAATGAAAAAATTGAATTAAAGTTGCGGCCTCGACCAACAGAAACAGTTTCAATTCCGATTCCATTAGATACATTGGAATCGCTCAAGAAAGTAGCAGCGAATCGAGATATGTCTTTGACAGCTTTGCTGAAGTTTTATATCGGGCAGAGTCTGCGGCAAGACTTAGCTAAAATGTATAGCGATCGCTTGCTAGAAACAACCGTTCAAGTTTTGTCGCGGCATTTAGATTCAGAAGAAGAAATCGCAGCTATTATCGAAGAAATTCAAACTGAAACTGCTCGAACTATTCGTTAATATCTCGCAATTCAAAATTCTTCTTAAACCAATCAACTGCATCTTTTAAAGCTGTCTCGATCGGAGTTTGAGGTAAACCCAATTCTCTCACAGCTTTGGATGGGTCGTAATACATAGTTTGTTGTGCCATGCGAACGCCATCCAAAGGAACGGAAGGCGCTTTGCCTAAAGGCGCGAGAAGATTTTCGTCAATCCAAGCTACACTTAAAGGCAACCAAGCGGGTACAGTTTTTTGGGGTGCTGGAATACCTGTAATTTCGGATAGTTTATCTAATATTTCTTTCAGCGTAAGGTTTTGGTTTCCCAGAATGTAGCGATCGCCTGTTTTCCCCTTTTCCAAAGCTAGCAAATGTCCCCACGCCACATCCCGTACATCAACAAAATTTAACCCGGTATTCAGATAAAATGGCATTTGCCGACGCAAGAAACGCAGTATAATATCGCCAGTGGGAGTAGGCTTGATATCGAAAGGGCCGATCGGACTGGAAGGATTGACAATTACCACATCTTGATTGCGTTTGGCAGCTTCTATTGCTACCTGTTCGGCGAGATATTTAGATTTTTTGTAGTGACCGACGAGTTTGTCGAGCGGACTTTGATAAGTTTCGTCGGCGATACCGCCTTCTTTTACGCCAATAGCTGCTACGGAACTGGTGTAAACTGTGCGATCGATCCCCGCCTGACGCGCTGCTGCTAAAACATTTTGAGTCCCCAAAACATTATTGCAGTAAAGGGCGTTACAATCGGCTTGCCAAAGGGAATAATGGGCAGCTACGTGAAATAATACCTGACAGCCAACCATATGCTGCCACAAATTAGGTTTTTTTAAGTCTCCTTTGACTATTTCTATGTCTAAATCGCGCAGGTTATTCAGGGGACTTGAGGGACGGACTAAGGCTTTAACTGTGTATCCTTGTTGGACTAGCAAGTGTATTAGATTAGCACCGATGAATCCTGTTCCGCCTGTTACGAAAGCTTTTTTGGTCATTTGTC is a window from the Aerosakkonema funiforme FACHB-1375 genome containing:
- a CDS encoding LapA family protein, giving the protein MTRAINFVIIFLVCLALVLFSLQNTDPVVIKLFKGIDIQAPLCIEIIVTMGLGAVLAWIFSIWSRLLRVLESRKQMRQIREKDSQIQKLEKDLEQIKAETAESKSELPVGSESVSKAA
- a CDS encoding segregation/condensation protein A, with protein sequence MTVPQAQEAIAYSLPTVNYANPTGPQVSAIALLIDLAERGEIDPWDVQVIDAIDRCLNEIAALSNAQDGFGIADLSQSGQAFVDASLLVLLKANTLERLQFADEDNPDSEIEEDWSDIDDSDGTGLPRNLERQLRRRPAAQPPSYRRVTLQELIEQLQLVAAAIAEKPPRPRSGSTRSYSQARTQAVRAALELVREENSVEIAAELERFLAIYCSGLLAEQDWLDLEHLLMLWAQRRNDRNSFPSVPASDADSAEAQLPPPYPIPSSDLSSQEQLHDRVGIFWALLLLSAQSKVELVQEEFYQDLRIRTLRSGA
- a CDS encoding sugar phosphate nucleotidyltransferase, which codes for MKAMILAAGKGTRIRPITFTIPKPLIPILQKPVMEFLVELLRQHGFDRIMVNVSHLADEIENYFRDGQRFGVQIAYSFEGRIVEGKLVGEAIGSAGGMKRIQDFYPFFDDTFVVLCGDALIDLDLTAAVKWHREKGAIATVITKSVPKEEVSSYGVVVTDEDGRIKAFQEKPKVEEALSTNINTGIYIFEPEVLDYIPSGVEYDIGSQLFPKLVEINAPFYAVQMDFQWVDIGKVPDYWHAIRSVLLGEVKNVAIPGQEVAPGIYTGVNVAVNWDKVDITGPVYIGGMTRIEDGAKIIGPTMIGPNCWVCKGATVDNSIIFEYSRLGPGIRLVDKLVFGRYCVDKTGATIDVQAAALDWLITDARQEVPNQTPIERQAIAELLGQDSP
- a CDS encoding Uma2 family endonuclease, translating into MTSTTNHPKIITALPDHTQLPESDGTFVKNFQEHPQSILLTDSITPVFEQRHPDGNYCIGQDCGIYWRLTDPPERGAESPDWFYVPNVPATLNGIVRRSYVLWQELIPPLIVLEFVSGDGSEERDKTPITRSAQEDVKPGKFWIYENVIRPAFYGIYEVNRARVEVYHLMEGEYQLMVANDRGHYQIAPLGVELGIWQGRYQNLELPWLRWWDSEGNLLLTGEERAERAEQKLEQLRSQLRAAGIEPEV
- the hpnA gene encoding hopanoid-associated sugar epimerase, giving the protein MTKKAFVTGGTGFIGANLIHLLVQQGYTVKALVRPSSPLNNLRDLDIEIVKGDLKKPNLWQHMVGCQVLFHVAAHYSLWQADCNALYCNNVLGTQNVLAAARQAGIDRTVYTSSVAAIGVKEGGIADETYQSPLDKLVGHYKKSKYLAEQVAIEAAKRNQDVVIVNPSSPIGPFDIKPTPTGDIILRFLRRQMPFYLNTGLNFVDVRDVAWGHLLALEKGKTGDRYILGNQNLTLKEILDKLSEITGIPAPQKTVPAWLPLSVAWIDENLLAPLGKAPSVPLDGVRMAQQTMYYDPSKAVRELGLPQTPIETALKDAVDWFKKNFELRDINE